Proteins from one Methanococcus maripaludis C5 genomic window:
- the hypA gene encoding hydrogenase maturation nickel metallochaperone HypA → MHELSYATSVLNAILDAVKQQEELGRKVIKVNDINLEIGDLTLLSVDQLQFVFEVISEDTVCKGAELKAEIVKPKIFCMDCEFEGNLDTKDELEVACPKCESRNVKLKGGKEFNIVNATIEFDDEE, encoded by the coding sequence ATGCACGAACTCTCCTACGCAACGTCAGTATTAAACGCGATACTTGATGCGGTAAAACAACAAGAAGAACTCGGTAGAAAGGTTATAAAAGTAAACGACATTAATCTGGAAATTGGGGACCTTACTTTGTTAAGTGTGGATCAGTTACAGTTTGTTTTTGAAGTCATTTCGGAAGATACTGTATGTAAAGGTGCAGAATTAAAAGCAGAAATTGTAAAGCCAAAAATTTTCTGTATGGACTGTGAATTTGAAGGAAATTTGGATACAAAAGATGAACTCGAAGTAGCATGCCCGAAATGTGAATCAAGAAATGTTAAATTGAAAGGCGGGAAAGAATTTAACATAGTAAATGCGACAATCGAATTTGACGACGAAGAATAA
- a CDS encoding aldolase: MVKKITGDDVLIPLETPESMHKEYIQNYLNLTRNTGNLMLFAGDQKIEHLNEDFYGKDISKDDADPEHLFKIAENSKIGGFAVQFGLLSRYGRDHKDINYIVKLNSKTNLVDTNQKDPLSRALLDINDILEFKKNSGINIVGVGYTIYLGSEYESEMLSEASKIIYEAHKGGLVVILWIYPRGKAVKDEKDSELISGATGVAACLGADFVKVNYPKSENPAESFKEAVMAAGRTKVVCAGGSSTDIESFLKQLYEQIHISGASGNATGRNIHQKSLSDAVSMCNAIYAITIDGKTVSEALNIYNERKS; the protein is encoded by the coding sequence GTGGTTAAAAAAATAACCGGTGATGATGTATTAATTCCGCTGGAAACTCCAGAATCAATGCATAAAGAATATATACAAAATTACCTGAATCTTACAAGAAATACGGGCAATTTGATGCTTTTTGCAGGCGATCAGAAGATCGAACATTTGAACGAAGATTTTTACGGAAAAGATATTTCAAAAGATGATGCAGATCCGGAACACCTGTTTAAAATTGCTGAAAATTCAAAAATAGGTGGTTTTGCGGTTCAGTTTGGATTATTATCCAGATACGGCAGAGATCATAAGGATATAAATTACATTGTAAAATTAAATTCAAAAACGAATCTTGTAGACACGAATCAGAAAGACCCTTTAAGCCGTGCATTACTGGATATTAACGATATTTTGGAATTTAAGAAAAATTCTGGAATTAATATAGTTGGAGTAGGATACACAATATATCTTGGAAGTGAATATGAATCAGAGATGCTTTCTGAGGCTTCAAAAATAATTTATGAAGCTCATAAAGGGGGACTTGTTGTAATTCTCTGGATTTACCCGAGGGGAAAAGCCGTAAAAGATGAAAAAGACTCAGAACTAATTTCTGGAGCTACGGGTGTTGCAGCGTGTCTTGGAGCTGATTTTGTAAAAGTAAATTACCCAAAATCAGAAAATCCTGCAGAATCATTTAAAGAAGCCGTTATGGCTGCCGGAAGAACTAAAGTAGTCTGTGCAGGCGGATCAAGTACAGATATTGAATCATTTTTAAAACAGCTCTACGAACAGATTCACATAAGCGGAGCGTCAGGAAATGCCACTGGAAGAAACATCCATCAAAAATCATTATCAGATGCCGTTTCAATGTGTAATGCGATATATGCAATAACAATTGACGGAAAAACTGTTTCAGAAGCTTTAAATATATACAACGAAAGAAAATCTTAA
- a CDS encoding nascent polypeptide-associated complex protein: MFPGGGKFNPRMMKQMQKMMKDFGMDAEDLKAVKVTIELEDTILVFEKPKVQVMDMLGNKTYSITGKAKKVAKAEEKIEDVEVKVEVTEEDIEMVSSQCGVSKEEAKKALEEANGDLAEAILKLGN, encoded by the coding sequence ATGTTTCCTGGCGGAGGAAAGTTTAATCCAAGAATGATGAAACAAATGCAGAAAATGATGAAAGATTTCGGAATGGATGCCGAAGATTTAAAAGCTGTCAAGGTTACAATCGAACTAGAAGACACAATTTTGGTCTTTGAAAAACCAAAAGTTCAGGTAATGGACATGCTGGGAAATAAAACTTATTCGATTACCGGAAAAGCTAAGAAAGTAGCAAAAGCAGAAGAAAAAATTGAAGACGTTGAAGTAAAAGTCGAAGTAACTGAAGAAGACATCGAAATGGTTTCAAGCCAGTGCGGAGTTTCAAAAGAAGAAGCTAAAAAAGCATTAGAAGAAGCTAATGGGGATTTAGCTGAAGCTATTTTAAAACTTGGAAACTAA
- a CDS encoding 50S ribosomal protein L15e, which translates to MSMYNYVKEAWKVPANSYVKELQWARMQDWRKEPSVIRIERPTRIDRARNLGYKAKQGIVVVRVSVRRGGLRKPRPKHSKKPATMGINKITMAKSIQRIAEERAAKKYPNMEVLNSYWVGQDGKQKWYEVILVDPCQPSIKNDKSYNWLCKGTHKGRVTRGLTSAGKKGRGLMYKGKGAEKARPSVRANGKKTK; encoded by the coding sequence ATGAGTATGTACAACTACGTGAAAGAAGCATGGAAAGTACCTGCTAACTCATACGTTAAAGAGTTACAATGGGCTAGAATGCAAGACTGGAGAAAAGAACCTTCAGTTATAAGAATTGAAAGACCTACAAGAATTGATAGGGCTAGAAACTTAGGATACAAAGCAAAACAAGGAATTGTTGTTGTAAGAGTTAGTGTTAGAAGAGGAGGTTTAAGAAAACCAAGACCAAAACACTCCAAAAAACCTGCAACAATGGGTATCAACAAAATTACAATGGCAAAATCCATTCAAAGAATTGCTGAAGAAAGAGCAGCTAAAAAATACCCTAACATGGAAGTATTAAACTCCTACTGGGTAGGACAAGATGGAAAACAAAAATGGTACGAAGTTATCTTAGTTGATCCATGCCAACCATCAATTAAAAACGACAAATCCTACAACTGGCTCTGCAAAGGAACCCACAAAGGTAGAGTAACCAGAGGTTTAACATCAGCTGGTAAAAAAGGAAGAGGATTAATGTACAAAGGAAAAGGTGCTGAAAAAGCAAGACCAAGTGTCAGAGCTAACGGCAAAAAAACGAAATAA
- a CDS encoding translation initiation factor IF-2 subunit beta produces the protein MVDYFDYNSLLTRAREQLPEEVFKDVRFEIPSADSFVEGNRTIIKNFKDIAKFMERDAQEFAKYVMKELGTAGDIEGVRLILQGKFGWRMVNEKIQNYVNEYVLCPECGKPDTKIVKEGRIHFLKCTACGAMKPVKTL, from the coding sequence ATGGTCGACTACTTCGATTACAACAGTTTATTGACAAGAGCGCGAGAACAACTTCCAGAAGAAGTATTCAAAGATGTAAGGTTTGAAATCCCATCTGCAGACAGTTTTGTAGAAGGAAACAGGACCATTATTAAAAACTTCAAAGATATTGCAAAATTCATGGAAAGAGATGCACAAGAATTTGCAAAATACGTAATGAAAGAATTAGGTACTGCAGGAGACATTGAAGGAGTCAGATTAATCTTGCAAGGTAAATTCGGATGGAGAATGGTAAACGAAAAAATCCAAAATTACGTAAACGAATACGTACTCTGTCCAGAATGTGGAAAACCGGACACAAAAATCGTAAAAGAAGGAAGAATACACTTCTTGAAATGTACCGCTTGTGGTGCAATGAAACCAGTTAAGACATTATAA
- a CDS encoding N-glycosylase/DNA lyase gives MENLEKINEIIEIFGHFDVEFAKHMEEKIDTQYFVIENLKNSINHDEMFIKLVILNSIVSYQLCTTGELWWEEFSEYWSKNEVNNENLGEKYVNFLETSKGNRRLLNVKIKRIEKIIPFLENLNLLDFKNYYSNMEELLEKLSKNLNSKKNAKTIVFAIKMFGYASRIVFNEFIPYPMEIEIPKDSRIEKYTLKFTDENPIKFWNSISKTTKIPPLHIDSIIWPVLGRKFNFESCNGIIGEKSKYLFKLLEI, from the coding sequence ATGGAAAATTTAGAAAAAATAAACGAAATTATCGAAATATTTGGGCATTTTGACGTGGAATTTGCTAAACATATGGAAGAAAAAATAGATACACAATATTTCGTTATTGAAAACTTAAAAAACTCCATTAATCACGATGAAATGTTTATAAAACTCGTAATTTTAAATTCAATCGTAAGCTACCAGCTCTGCACTACTGGAGAACTCTGGTGGGAAGAATTTTCAGAATACTGGTCAAAAAATGAAGTTAATAATGAAAATTTAGGAGAAAAATACGTTAATTTCCTTGAAACTTCAAAAGGAAACCGACGGCTTTTAAATGTAAAAATAAAACGGATTGAAAAGATTATCCCGTTTCTTGAAAACTTAAATCTTTTGGATTTTAAAAATTATTATTCAAATATGGAAGAACTGCTTGAAAAACTATCAAAAAACTTAAATTCAAAGAAAAATGCTAAAACCATTGTCTTTGCGATAAAAATGTTTGGTTATGCATCAAGAATTGTATTTAACGAGTTTATTCCATATCCGATGGAAATTGAAATCCCAAAAGATTCGAGAATTGAAAAATACACCCTTAAATTTACCGATGAAAATCCGATAAAATTTTGGAACAGTATTTCTAAAACCACGAAAATTCCGCCATTACATATAGATTCAATAATATGGCCAGTTCTTGGGAGAAAGTTTAATTTTGAATCTTGCAATGGAATAATCGGTGAAAAATCAAAATATTTATTCAAATTACTTGAAATTTGA
- the hypD gene encoding hydrogenase formation protein HypD: MDAKLMNINDKELIKKSIQTIQKLSEKLDDVKIMHVCGSHEHTICKYGIRDVLPDNITVVPGPGCPVCVTTQKEIDEAMYLAEQGYTIATLGDMYRVPGSEKSLMQLQSEGADVKIVYGIGDAVKLAKKQDEKVVFVAIGFETTAPTTAAELLNKPENFYILNSHRQTPPVMGFLLGGGTSLNLDGFICPGHVSTITGLKPYYDPCKTYNAPMVVAGFEPIDVMASIVMILKQLVKGDAKVENEYTRGVKEEGNVIAQKIMNKVFEPSDVAWRGFPVIKDGGMKLREEFKKYDVHENIDIPDIKEVINKACICSEILRGEKLPHDCKLFGKTCDPMNPVGSCMVSDEGTCRIFYKYSKFR; this comes from the coding sequence ATGGATGCAAAACTCATGAACATCAATGACAAAGAATTAATTAAGAAATCTATTCAGACAATCCAAAAACTCTCTGAAAAACTGGATGATGTAAAAATAATGCACGTTTGTGGATCACACGAACATACAATTTGTAAATACGGAATAAGAGATGTTTTACCGGATAATATTACGGTTGTTCCAGGACCAGGATGTCCTGTGTGTGTTACAACACAGAAAGAAATTGATGAAGCAATGTACCTTGCTGAACAGGGATACACAATTGCAACCCTTGGAGACATGTATCGAGTTCCAGGAAGTGAAAAATCCTTAATGCAACTCCAGTCGGAAGGTGCAGACGTAAAAATTGTTTACGGAATTGGGGATGCAGTGAAACTTGCAAAAAAACAGGATGAAAAAGTAGTATTTGTTGCAATCGGATTTGAAACTACTGCTCCAACAACTGCCGCAGAATTATTAAATAAACCTGAAAATTTCTACATTTTAAATTCGCACAGACAAACTCCGCCAGTAATGGGATTTTTACTTGGGGGCGGAACCTCGCTTAACCTAGATGGATTTATATGTCCAGGACACGTTTCAACGATTACAGGATTAAAACCATATTACGACCCTTGTAAAACGTACAATGCACCAATGGTTGTTGCAGGCTTTGAACCAATCGATGTAATGGCTTCAATCGTGATGATTTTAAAACAGCTCGTAAAAGGCGACGCTAAAGTTGAAAATGAGTACACAAGAGGAGTTAAAGAAGAAGGAAACGTGATTGCACAAAAAATTATGAATAAAGTTTTTGAACCATCAGACGTTGCATGGAGAGGCTTTCCTGTCATCAAAGATGGCGGTATGAAATTAAGAGAAGAATTCAAAAAATACGATGTTCATGAAAATATTGATATTCCGGATATTAAAGAAGTAATAAACAAAGCATGTATTTGCAGTGAAATTTTAAGAGGAGAAAAACTTCCGCATGACTGTAAATTATTTGGAAAAACCTGCGATCCGATGAATCCAGTTGGAAGCTGCATGGTTTCTGACGAAGGAACTTGCAGAATCTTTTACAAATACAGTAAATTCAGATAA
- a CDS encoding thiamine pyrophosphate-dependent enzyme, which yields MENNPFQRTEKIDISWCPGCGNFAIKASLSNALSKLNLKPQNVAIISGIGQAGKMPHYMFVNGFHTLHGRAIPAATAVKATNPELTVIAEGGDGDMYAEGGNHLIHAIRRNPNITVLIHNNQIYGLTKGQASPTTLVSTKTPTQPWGVFEEPLNPIALAISLNASFVARTFSGNLEKTEEIIIKAINHKGLSIVDIFHPCPSFNKVNTLQWYNENTYFLEDHDVTDRKKAFEKALQTEKYPLGIFYTCEKPVFEEVVPPYISEKTPIWKREPDLEKIEEIINSKRT from the coding sequence ATGGAAAATAATCCTTTTCAAAGAACTGAAAAAATAGATATTTCATGGTGTCCGGGATGTGGGAACTTTGCAATAAAAGCATCACTTTCAAATGCCCTGTCAAAACTGAATTTAAAACCGCAAAATGTTGCGATAATTTCTGGAATTGGGCAAGCTGGAAAAATGCCCCACTACATGTTTGTAAATGGTTTTCATACATTACATGGAAGAGCGATACCTGCTGCAACTGCCGTAAAAGCCACAAATCCAGAACTGACAGTAATTGCTGAAGGCGGCGATGGGGATATGTATGCAGAAGGTGGAAACCATCTTATTCATGCGATAAGAAGAAATCCAAATATCACAGTTTTAATACATAATAACCAGATATATGGGCTCACTAAAGGACAGGCATCTCCAACAACCCTTGTTTCAACGAAAACCCCAACTCAGCCGTGGGGGGTATTTGAAGAGCCACTAAATCCAATAGCACTTGCAATATCATTAAATGCATCTTTTGTAGCACGTACTTTTTCTGGAAACCTTGAAAAAACTGAAGAAATAATAATTAAAGCAATAAATCATAAAGGTTTATCAATAGTGGATATATTCCATCCCTGTCCGTCATTTAACAAAGTAAATACTCTTCAATGGTATAATGAAAATACCTATTTTTTAGAAGATCATGATGTAACAGATAGGAAAAAAGCCTTTGAAAAAGCACTTCAAACTGAAAAATATCCTCTTGGAATATTTTATACATGTGAAAAACCAGTATTTGAAGAAGTTGTTCCACCATACATTTCGGAAAAGACTCCGATATGGAAACGAGAACCAGATTTAGAAAAAATTGAAGAAATAATAAATTCAAAAAGAACTTAA
- a CDS encoding rubredoxin — MSVWKCTICGYEYDEEKEGKKFSELPDTWTCPMCGAKKSAFVEKK, encoded by the coding sequence ATGTCAGTTTGGAAATGCACTATCTGCGGATACGAATATGATGAAGAAAAAGAGGGGAAAAAGTTCTCAGAATTACCTGATACTTGGACATGCCCTATGTGCGGTGCCAAAAAATCCGCATTTGTAGAAAAAAAATAA
- a CDS encoding PQQ-binding-like beta-propeller repeat protein, which yields MLRGGVIDCKIKWEFLIGNSIDSSPILAKNGTIYVGSGDKNLYAINPDGSIKWSFKSDEIIECKPSIGKDGTIYFGSDKVYAINPDGTEKWKFGTKKAIASDFTIFEDILYVTSLDGYLYAINPDGTEKWRFKTNKAIYATPIVSEDGTIYVGSNDHYLYAINPDGTEKWRFKTKDAITSAISIGNTGTIYFGSDKVYAINPDGTEKWNFYAGYWIVTRPAISEDGTIYVTSLDGYLYAINPDGTEKWRFKTEKRIESSPVIGNTGTIYFGSYDGHLYAINPDGTEKWNFETGSWIISTPTIDENGTIYFGTRNGKFYALFN from the coding sequence ATGTTGCGTGGGGGCGTAATTGATTGTAAAATTAAATGGGAGTTTTTGATCGGAAACAGTATCGATTCAAGTCCAATTCTTGCTAAAAACGGTACCATATATGTGGGTTCGGGAGATAAAAATCTTTATGCGATAAATCCTGACGGCTCAATAAAATGGTCTTTTAAATCTGATGAAATAATCGAGTGTAAGCCATCTATTGGAAAAGATGGAACAATCTATTTTGGTTCAGACAAAGTCTATGCAATAAACCCTGACGGAACCGAAAAATGGAAATTTGGTACAAAAAAAGCAATAGCCTCTGATTTTACGATTTTTGAAGATATACTTTATGTAACCTCACTTGATGGTTACTTGTATGCAATAAACCCTGACGGAACCGAAAAGTGGCGTTTTAAAACCAATAAGGCAATATATGCAACACCAATAGTTTCAGAAGATGGAACAATATATGTTGGTTCAAATGACCATTATTTATATGCAATAAACCCCGATGGAACCGAAAAGTGGCGTTTTAAAACAAAAGACGCGATAACTTCTGCAATATCTATTGGAAACACTGGAACAATCTATTTTGGTTCAGACAAAGTCTATGCAATAAACCCTGACGGAACCGAAAAATGGAACTTCTATGCGGGTTACTGGATTGTTACAAGGCCTGCAATTTCAGAAGATGGAACAATATATGTAACCTCACTTGATGGTTACCTGTATGCAATAAACCCCGATGGAACCGAAAAGTGGCGTTTTAAAACAGAAAAACGTATTGAATCTTCCCCAGTAATTGGAAACACTGGAACAATCTATTTTGGTTCATATGATGGTCATCTCTATGCAATAAACCCCGATGGAACCGAAAAATGGAACTTTGAGACCGGAAGTTGGATAATATCTACCCCAACGATAGATGAAAACGGAACAATCTATTTTGGAACGAGAAACGGAAAATTCTATGCATTATTTAATTAA
- a CDS encoding 60S ribosomal export protein NMD3, protein MKGFCYRCGHEGELLEGLCKICYTHMNPLIELDNEIHVEVCHMCGSYKRKLWQDPQKTETYAIMEEIAYFGVKDNLKKANKSIDVEIMPQEPKQLPGGKRSRVEIPVVVFAEGRLVGEDNDRDEERHITVYLDMVQCPRCSRCMSNYYEGTLQVRAMNRFLNDKERIELDDFVRDEAGKRLNKDRMAFISKYIPQKEGLDYQMGSMGAIRNIASAIKAKYGGKSIETAKLVGVDKDTGKDMYRITVAVRIPEFKIGDIIEYNEKIYVVSSLNEARVYMEPVEIGDKIALAWNEIDKSAKLIKKGEDCETATVISITPDTITAMDDSNYEIYEYNNSIKDLKEGNKLRIFKNEEINRILEIIE, encoded by the coding sequence ATGAAAGGATTCTGCTACCGATGCGGTCATGAAGGCGAACTTCTTGAAGGCCTCTGTAAAATCTGCTACACCCACATGAATCCACTTATTGAACTCGATAACGAGATACACGTTGAAGTCTGCCATATGTGCGGATCATATAAACGAAAACTCTGGCAAGACCCTCAAAAAACGGAAACATATGCAATAATGGAAGAAATTGCTTATTTTGGAGTTAAAGATAATTTAAAAAAGGCAAATAAAAGTATTGATGTAGAAATAATGCCTCAAGAACCAAAACAGCTTCCGGGTGGAAAAAGATCACGTGTGGAAATTCCTGTTGTTGTTTTTGCAGAAGGAAGGCTTGTTGGGGAAGATAACGATAGAGATGAAGAAAGACATATTACCGTTTATCTTGATATGGTGCAGTGCCCAAGGTGCTCGAGATGTATGTCAAACTACTATGAAGGAACATTGCAGGTTAGAGCGATGAACCGGTTCTTAAATGATAAAGAAAGAATAGAGTTGGACGACTTCGTTAGAGATGAAGCTGGAAAACGACTTAATAAAGATAGGATGGCATTTATTTCAAAATATATCCCTCAAAAAGAAGGATTAGACTATCAGATGGGATCAATGGGTGCAATAAGAAATATTGCATCAGCTATAAAAGCAAAATACGGCGGAAAATCAATAGAAACTGCAAAACTCGTTGGAGTAGATAAAGATACTGGAAAAGACATGTATCGAATCACCGTTGCAGTTAGAATTCCAGAATTTAAAATTGGGGATATTATAGAATATAACGAAAAAATCTACGTTGTTTCTTCATTAAATGAAGCTAGAGTATATATGGAACCTGTCGAAATTGGAGATAAAATTGCACTTGCTTGGAACGAAATCGATAAATCTGCAAAATTAATTAAAAAAGGAGAAGATTGTGAAACGGCAACCGTTATTTCAATTACTCCTGACACAATAACTGCAATGGACGATTCAAATTACGAAATATACGAGTACAATAATTCGATTAAAGATTTAAAAGAAGGGAATAAATTAAGAATATTTAAAAATGAAGAAATTAACCGGATTTTAGAAATTATAGAATGA
- a CDS encoding homoserine kinase, whose translation MKKVKVCSPGTSANLGPGYDIFGLALSKPYDILEVEKTEKGIIISVEGEKAEEIPTNVDENTAGVVAKKMMEDFNIQSGIHIHINKGIKPGSGLGSSSASCAGVAFALNELFELKLSKLELVKYSSLGEAVAAGAPHADNVAPAIFGGFTLTTSYDPLEVLHIPVDIEVLVALPNIQVSTKTAREILPKEIPIKYMVNNVGKAAGMVYALYNNDLELFGRYMSKDCVVEPCRANLIDGYAEVKEKVKDLVYGITISGSGPAIITIPKKEHVIDIENIFKEVWNCPVYYTKVGPGCYVEEIE comes from the coding sequence ATGAAAAAAGTAAAAGTATGTTCTCCCGGAACTTCTGCAAATCTCGGTCCAGGGTATGATATTTTCGGGCTTGCTCTTTCAAAGCCATACGACATATTGGAAGTTGAAAAAACGGAAAAAGGAATTATTATTTCTGTTGAAGGGGAAAAAGCAGAAGAAATACCTACAAACGTGGATGAAAATACCGCAGGAGTAGTTGCTAAAAAGATGATGGAAGATTTTAATATACAATCTGGAATTCACATCCATATAAATAAGGGAATAAAGCCTGGAAGCGGTCTTGGAAGCAGTTCTGCATCCTGTGCAGGAGTTGCTTTTGCATTGAATGAACTTTTTGAGTTGAAATTATCAAAATTAGAACTTGTTAAATATTCATCACTTGGAGAAGCAGTTGCAGCAGGCGCTCCTCACGCAGATAATGTGGCCCCTGCAATTTTTGGAGGATTTACACTTACAACAAGCTATGATCCATTAGAAGTACTTCATATCCCGGTAGATATTGAAGTTTTAGTTGCACTTCCAAACATTCAGGTAAGTACGAAAACCGCAAGAGAAATACTTCCAAAAGAAATCCCAATAAAATATATGGTAAACAATGTTGGAAAAGCTGCAGGAATGGTTTATGCATTATACAACAACGATTTAGAACTTTTTGGAAGATATATGTCAAAAGACTGCGTTGTTGAACCCTGCAGAGCTAATTTAATTGACGGATATGCAGAAGTTAAAGAAAAGGTAAAAGATTTAGTCTATGGTATAACGATTAGTGGTTCAGGACCTGCAATTATTACAATACCTAAAAAAGAACACGTAATTGATATCGAAAATATCTTTAAGGAAGTCTGGAACTGTCCGGTTTACTACACGAAAGTGGGGCCCGGATGTTATGTTGAAGAAATTGAATAG
- a CDS encoding RNA-binding domain-containing protein → MVNNISISTIANATEDEEKVLDAMVFFLPEIIEEDDLETETVETEGNFGNPIEIHTVKISGKKAKLVFNYIIDLIKSDERNVNRLKSELDNRIEKNKLYLRFDKQKAYLEECKLSDGDDTVRIVVNFKIFVPSGKEEKVKEMVLERLDKRGVF, encoded by the coding sequence ATGGTAAATAATATATCAATATCAACGATTGCAAATGCAACCGAAGACGAAGAAAAAGTTCTTGACGCAATGGTTTTCTTTTTACCTGAAATAATCGAAGAAGACGATTTGGAAACCGAAACTGTTGAAACAGAAGGAAATTTTGGAAATCCTATTGAAATTCACACGGTTAAAATTTCTGGAAAAAAGGCAAAATTAGTCTTTAATTATATCATTGATTTGATAAAAAGTGATGAAAGAAATGTAAACCGATTAAAAAGTGAATTGGACAACAGAATCGAGAAAAATAAACTTTATTTAAGATTTGATAAACAAAAAGCATATCTTGAAGAGTGTAAACTTTCAGATGGGGACGATACTGTAAGAATCGTTGTAAATTTCAAGATTTTTGTTCCAAGCGGAAAAGAAGAAAAAGTAAAAGAAATGGTATTAGAAAGACTTGACAAACGAGGTGTTTTCTAA
- a CDS encoding AIR synthase-related protein, giving the protein MDIERYVRKCLKKGISESKIIEDGFKKVIEVKDTDEGWARRFVEAVVEEVKTTEKYHESEDKNLKYLLDCPESGITMGKMGVGSRGEGDFFVHREIARIIESTNLETEVDSTEQDDAGVVKANAEHVVVAVDGTHSRLSDFPFIAGFHVARAALRDVYVMGADAVAVISDIHLADDGDVSKIFDYTAGICAVSEAVNVPLVAGSTLRVGGDMVLGDRMVSAVGAIGIIGKGEPTARKRAEVGDVILMTEGSGGGTISTTALYYGMFDVIKETINVDFLKSCKNLIENDLLKHIHVMTDVTNGGLRGDAFEITNTAKVSLEIYKEKVNELVNPKVLEMLQKLNIDPLGVSIDSLLIIAPEDKAGGIMEKTGAKQIGVVKEGDVSYLIDENGEKELLIPKFREAAYTPVKKVVGEQKPDNFEEMKEKVRKTCDMAIEKKDFILKEMVKD; this is encoded by the coding sequence ATGGATATCGAAAGGTACGTAAGAAAGTGTCTGAAAAAGGGAATTTCAGAGTCTAAAATCATTGAAGACGGTTTTAAAAAAGTAATCGAAGTTAAAGACACTGATGAGGGATGGGCAAGAAGATTTGTCGAAGCAGTAGTCGAAGAAGTAAAGACAACTGAAAAATACCATGAATCAGAAGATAAAAATTTAAAATATTTACTTGACTGCCCAGAATCCGGAATTACAATGGGAAAAATGGGTGTTGGAAGCCGAGGAGAAGGCGATTTTTTTGTTCACCGCGAAATTGCGAGAATTATTGAAAGTACAAATTTAGAAACTGAAGTCGACAGTACTGAACAGGACGATGCAGGAGTTGTAAAAGCAAATGCGGAACACGTTGTGGTTGCAGTTGATGGAACACATTCAAGATTAAGTGATTTTCCATTTATTGCAGGATTTCACGTTGCAAGAGCTGCATTAAGGGACGTTTACGTAATGGGTGCAGATGCAGTCGCAGTTATAAGTGACATTCACCTTGCAGACGATGGAGATGTTTCAAAAATATTTGATTACACCGCAGGAATCTGTGCAGTTTCTGAAGCTGTAAATGTGCCCCTTGTTGCTGGAAGTACCTTAAGAGTTGGCGGTGACATGGTTTTAGGGGACAGGATGGTCAGTGCTGTTGGTGCAATCGGAATAATTGGAAAAGGGGAACCAACTGCAAGGAAAAGAGCAGAAGTTGGTGACGTAATTTTAATGACTGAAGGAAGCGGTGGTGGAACAATTTCTACAACTGCGCTTTACTATGGAATGTTTGACGTTATAAAAGAAACGATCAATGTTGATTTTTTAAAATCATGCAAAAATTTGATTGAAAACGATCTTTTAAAACACATTCACGTAATGACTGACGTTACAAATGGTGGATTAAGGGGCGATGCATTCGAGATCACAAACACCGCAAAAGTTTCACTTGAAATCTACAAGGAAAAAGTTAATGAACTCGTAAACCCGAAAGTCTTGGAAATGCTTCAAAAATTAAATATTGATCCATTGGGTGTTTCAATTGACAGCCTTTTGATAATTGCTCCTGAAGACAAAGCTGGAGGAATAATGGAAAAAACTGGTGCTAAACAGATTGGAGTTGTCAAAGAAGGAGACGTTAGCTATTTAATTGACGAAAATGGCGAAAAAGAACTTTTAATTCCAAAATTCAGAGAAGCTGCATACACACCAGTTAAAAAAGTGGTTGGTGAGCAAAAACCTGATAACTTTGAAGAAATGAAAGAAAAAGTTAGAAAAACATGCGACATGGCAATAGAAAAGAAAGATTTCATATTAAAAGAAATGGTTAAGGATTAA